Proteins from a single region of Sneathiella aquimaris:
- the ispG gene encoding flavodoxin-dependent (E)-4-hydroxy-3-methylbut-2-enyl-diphosphate synthase produces MSVRPYRDIIRRKSRQINVGNVPVGGDAPISVQSMTNTLTSDPIATIGQIHALEEAGADMVRVSCPDVESTRALKEIVRETTVPIIADIHFHHQRGIEAAEAGAACLRINPGNIGSAARVRDVVKAAVDNNCSMRIGVNAGSLEKELLEKYGEPCPEAMVESALNHARILEDNDFTNFKISVKASDVFLSVAAYQGLADACDYPLHLGITEAGGLTSGTVKSSIGLGMLLWSGIGDTLRVSLSADPVEEVKVGYEILKSLGLRHRGVTIISCPSCARQAFPVIKTVEKLEERLEHISTPLTLSIIGCVVNGPGEARETDIGLTGGGKGNHMVYLSGMTDHKIDTDGMVDHIVELVEAKAEEIEAANAAE; encoded by the coding sequence ATGAGTGTTAGACCCTATCGCGATATTATTCGCCGTAAATCACGTCAGATCAATGTTGGTAATGTGCCTGTTGGCGGGGATGCCCCGATCAGTGTGCAGTCGATGACCAATACCTTGACGTCCGACCCAATTGCGACAATCGGCCAAATTCACGCTTTGGAAGAAGCCGGTGCCGATATGGTCCGTGTGTCCTGCCCGGATGTGGAAAGCACGCGGGCGCTGAAAGAGATTGTACGTGAAACGACAGTGCCAATCATCGCGGACATTCATTTCCATCATCAGCGTGGCATTGAAGCCGCTGAAGCAGGGGCCGCCTGCCTTCGGATTAATCCGGGAAATATCGGGTCAGCCGCGCGCGTGCGAGATGTGGTGAAAGCCGCTGTCGATAACAATTGTTCCATGCGCATTGGGGTTAATGCGGGAAGCCTTGAAAAAGAGCTTCTGGAGAAATACGGAGAACCTTGTCCGGAAGCGATGGTTGAGTCAGCTCTCAATCACGCCCGTATTCTCGAAGATAACGACTTCACAAACTTTAAAATCAGCGTGAAAGCGTCAGACGTGTTTTTGTCAGTTGCAGCGTATCAGGGTCTGGCGGATGCATGTGATTATCCGCTTCATCTTGGTATTACTGAAGCTGGCGGGCTTACATCGGGAACGGTTAAATCCTCTATTGGTTTGGGGATGCTGTTATGGTCCGGTATTGGCGATACGCTTCGGGTGTCTTTATCTGCCGATCCTGTTGAAGAGGTGAAGGTGGGGTATGAGATCCTGAAGAGCCTTGGATTGCGTCACCGGGGTGTCACAATCATTTCCTGTCCTTCCTGTGCGCGTCAGGCCTTTCCAGTCATTAAGACTGTTGAGAAACTGGAAGAAAGGTTGGAGCATATTTCAACCCCGTTGACCTTGTCGATTATCGGCTGTGTTGTAAACGGCCCTGGCGAGGCGCGTGAAACAGACATTGGGCTAACCGGTGGCGGTAAGGGAAACCATATGGTTTATCTCAGTGGAATGACAGACCATAAAATTGATACGGACGGAATGGTCGATCATATTGTGGAATTGGTCGAAGCCAAAGCAGAAGAAATTGAAGCTGCAAACGCGGCTGAATAA
- the hisS gene encoding histidine--tRNA ligase: MSQPQPVRGTHDLLPEDFRRHAHVRDTARDIAARFGYSEMATPIFEFTEVFARTMGETSDVVSKEMYSFESRSGESMTLRPEYTAGICRSFISNGLQQNVPFKVFANGPMFRYERPQKGRQRQFHQIDLECVGSDDPKADVEVIAVGAAILQSLGVLDRCRLQINTLGDRDSRQAYRDALVEYFSAYKDKLSADSLTRLTKNPLRILDSKDKGDQALVEGAPEFDDYLNDHSKSFFASVLEGLDQLGISYDLNRRLVRGLDYYTHTAFEFVTTDLGAQGALIAGGRYDGLIEALGGKPTPGIGWAGGMERLALMLEGMPQAPRPVAVVPVGEVAEKMALALAHDLRLGGEMIEMSFKGNVGKRMKQANKANAWAAILIGEDELARNVCTFRNLDEGSQEEIPLDQITAKLQQYR, from the coding sequence GTGTCACAACCTCAGCCAGTTCGCGGTACACATGATTTGTTACCAGAGGATTTCAGACGCCACGCCCACGTGCGAGATACAGCGCGAGACATAGCGGCCCGCTTTGGTTATTCCGAAATGGCGACACCCATTTTCGAGTTTACAGAAGTTTTTGCCCGTACAATGGGCGAAACCTCGGACGTCGTTTCCAAAGAAATGTATTCGTTTGAAAGCCGTAGCGGCGAAAGTATGACATTACGCCCTGAATATACGGCTGGAATTTGCCGGTCCTTTATCAGTAATGGCCTGCAACAGAATGTACCGTTCAAGGTTTTTGCCAATGGTCCTATGTTTCGTTATGAGCGGCCGCAAAAAGGGCGGCAGCGGCAATTCCACCAAATCGATCTGGAATGTGTTGGATCGGACGATCCGAAAGCCGATGTTGAGGTGATTGCCGTTGGTGCAGCCATTCTGCAGTCTTTGGGTGTTCTGGACCGGTGTCGTTTGCAGATTAATACGCTTGGTGACCGAGACAGCCGTCAGGCGTATCGGGATGCGCTAGTTGAGTATTTTAGCGCCTACAAGGACAAACTTTCGGCCGATAGCCTAACCCGCTTAACGAAGAACCCACTACGAATCCTGGATAGTAAAGATAAAGGGGATCAGGCCTTGGTTGAGGGAGCCCCCGAATTTGATGATTATCTCAATGATCATTCCAAGTCCTTTTTCGCATCCGTTCTTGAGGGACTGGATCAATTGGGTATTTCTTATGATTTGAACCGTCGTCTGGTGCGGGGGTTGGATTACTACACACATACCGCTTTTGAATTTGTCACCACGGATTTGGGCGCCCAAGGGGCCCTTATCGCGGGAGGCCGTTATGACGGCTTGATCGAGGCATTGGGCGGCAAGCCAACACCCGGTATCGGATGGGCCGGAGGGATGGAGCGTCTGGCCTTGATGCTGGAAGGTATGCCACAAGCCCCAAGACCTGTCGCCGTTGTCCCTGTTGGTGAGGTCGCAGAAAAAATGGCCCTTGCATTGGCGCATGATCTTCGTTTGGGCGGAGAAATGATCGAAATGTCGTTTAAGGGCAATGTGGGCAAACGGATGAAGCAGGCGAACAAAGCGAATGCCTGGGCCGCTATTCTTATCGGAGAAGATGAATTAGCGCGGAACGTTTGTACGTTCCGAAACCTTGATGAAGGCAGTCAGGAAGAAATTCCTCTCGATCAGATTACTGCAAAATTACAGCAATATAGATAG
- the prfA gene encoding peptide chain release factor 1: MLPEDTLKMILSRFEELEAAMAGEMGDVAGEDFVKMSREYAELKPVVETIQTFQKSRSEVSDLEEMLEGGDMDAEMAELAQEELRELKEALPDLEHAIKLQLLPKDDADEKNAILELRAGTGGDEAALFAGDLMRMYQRYSETMGWRCETMSFSESDIGGCKEAVIKVTGSNVFAKLKFESGVHRVQRVPETETGGRIHTSAATVAVLPEAEEIDVQIDEKDVRVDIFRASGPGGQSVNTTDSAVRLTHIPTGIVVQQQDEKSQHKNKAKAMSVLRSRIYEAERAAKAEARSAERKGQVGSGDRSERIRTYNFPQGRVTDHRINLTLYKLDKVIAGEALDEIIDALIAEDQAERLAEVEGQV; the protein is encoded by the coding sequence ATGTTACCTGAAGACACGCTGAAAATGATCCTTTCCCGTTTTGAGGAACTTGAAGCCGCGATGGCGGGCGAAATGGGCGATGTTGCTGGCGAAGATTTTGTAAAAATGAGCCGCGAATACGCTGAATTGAAGCCGGTTGTAGAAACTATTCAGACCTTTCAGAAATCCAGAAGCGAAGTTTCAGATCTGGAAGAAATGCTGGAAGGCGGGGATATGGACGCTGAAATGGCAGAGCTTGCACAAGAAGAGCTTCGCGAATTGAAAGAAGCATTGCCCGATCTTGAGCACGCGATCAAGCTTCAGCTGTTGCCTAAAGACGATGCCGACGAAAAGAACGCTATTTTGGAATTGCGTGCCGGGACTGGCGGCGATGAAGCCGCCCTTTTTGCCGGGGATCTGATGCGTATGTATCAACGATATTCTGAAACGATGGGATGGCGCTGTGAAACCATGTCTTTCTCTGAATCGGATATCGGAGGATGTAAAGAGGCCGTTATTAAAGTCACGGGCAGTAATGTTTTTGCGAAGTTAAAGTTTGAATCCGGTGTGCACCGTGTTCAGCGGGTTCCGGAAACGGAAACCGGAGGGCGTATTCACACGTCCGCAGCGACAGTGGCGGTTTTGCCCGAAGCCGAAGAAATTGACGTTCAGATCGATGAAAAAGATGTTCGGGTTGATATTTTCAGGGCATCCGGCCCGGGTGGGCAGTCCGTTAATACAACAGACTCAGCCGTTCGTCTTACGCATATCCCAACCGGTATCGTTGTTCAGCAGCAGGACGAAAAGTCCCAACACAAAAATAAAGCGAAGGCTATGTCGGTTTTGCGGTCCCGTATTTATGAGGCCGAACGGGCAGCCAAAGCAGAAGCTCGCTCGGCTGAACGAAAAGGACAGGTTGGCTCCGGCGACCGGTCAGAACGCATTCGCACCTATAATTTTCCACAAGGGCGTGTCACGGACCATCGGATAAATTTAACGCTTTATAAGTTGGACAAGGTAATTGCCGGCGAGGCGCTGGATGAAATTATTGATGCGTTGATTGCAGAAGATCAGGCGGAACGACTGGCCGAAGTCGAGGGTCAGGTCTAA